A region of Streptomyces sp. TG1A-60 DNA encodes the following proteins:
- a CDS encoding PD-(D/E)XK nuclease family protein → MSNWPRPAGTSGDTRLVRMNLGAARLDPRDCPTKRSSDARPMLIADPEPPELIEKFQDFTLKVFMDALDLIEHERNDPEWVIGELWRTKGTFGLYRRRASHPLLLSWSAEAVRRYLEARAADQHARQAAGLTLTVPIRDTWVLGKSPGPVDARGADTYEMTAWGRRYAAVDGSTRDLWLLTFGAAKDDRPEGEKAAAAYVAARGRPAGGGWRKRHTPVPFDKLPPFRTNLPTKVRVIEFGCGDGKRKELLDWNRQQARQHFTAEGWPALLQAIDGTGTRPGSGCVDCKAMTGCETLPRTPELLRITPPKPQRPRRSASVTDLRAYRDCPAKYHVTRQLKLRSSKPESPEVRRGRVVDDILNQRHGSKPYRSCEALSGPADPASWGAGGLHLSGQEALDGAAMLEQHAFYCPLDGLLAEEEVRVQYQAVCYDPELDLVLIATPDLLHTRRGGWIWRETKTASRYLYEGEPLLKRYPQLALGVLMLAAGVLGGDVARSRVELELLHTDDVTFEELDPSRPGTVDEAREVIAQLAQPWAQDQDYPTTPGRHCGKCEALEWCHPGIEHLATTEQESR, encoded by the coding sequence ATGAGTAACTGGCCGCGCCCCGCCGGAACCAGCGGTGACACCAGGCTGGTACGTATGAACCTCGGCGCTGCGCGGCTCGACCCACGAGACTGCCCGACGAAGCGCAGCAGCGACGCCCGCCCGATGCTGATTGCAGATCCGGAACCGCCCGAACTCATCGAAAAATTTCAGGACTTCACTCTCAAGGTCTTTATGGATGCGCTCGACCTGATTGAACACGAGCGCAACGATCCGGAGTGGGTAATCGGAGAACTCTGGCGCACGAAGGGAACGTTCGGGCTCTACCGTCGCCGCGCGTCGCACCCTCTGCTCCTGTCCTGGTCGGCCGAGGCGGTCCGGCGTTATCTGGAGGCCAGGGCGGCGGACCAACACGCCCGCCAGGCAGCCGGCCTCACGCTCACCGTCCCGATCCGTGACACCTGGGTGCTTGGCAAGAGCCCCGGGCCGGTCGACGCCCGGGGCGCGGACACCTATGAGATGACCGCCTGGGGACGCCGCTACGCGGCCGTCGACGGCTCCACCAGGGACCTGTGGCTGCTCACCTTTGGCGCTGCCAAGGACGATCGCCCTGAGGGGGAGAAAGCTGCAGCCGCGTACGTCGCGGCCCGGGGGCGGCCGGCGGGCGGGGGCTGGCGGAAGCGACACACTCCGGTCCCCTTCGACAAGCTTCCGCCGTTCCGCACCAACCTGCCCACAAAGGTCAGGGTCATCGAATTCGGCTGTGGAGATGGAAAGCGCAAGGAGCTGCTCGACTGGAACAGGCAGCAGGCGCGGCAGCACTTCACGGCGGAGGGGTGGCCCGCACTCCTCCAAGCCATCGACGGCACCGGGACTCGCCCCGGATCCGGCTGCGTCGACTGCAAGGCGATGACCGGCTGCGAGACACTCCCGCGTACTCCGGAACTGCTGCGGATCACACCACCGAAACCCCAGCGGCCACGACGCAGCGCCTCGGTCACTGATCTGCGCGCCTACCGGGACTGCCCGGCGAAATACCACGTGACCCGGCAGCTCAAACTGCGCTCCTCGAAACCCGAGAGCCCGGAGGTACGACGCGGCCGCGTGGTTGACGACATCCTGAACCAACGGCACGGCAGCAAGCCCTACCGGAGCTGTGAGGCGCTCTCCGGTCCGGCGGACCCAGCATCCTGGGGCGCGGGCGGCCTGCACCTGAGCGGTCAGGAAGCACTCGACGGCGCCGCCATGCTCGAACAGCACGCCTTCTACTGCCCGCTGGACGGCCTCCTCGCGGAGGAGGAGGTGCGTGTGCAGTACCAGGCAGTCTGTTACGACCCCGAACTCGATCTCGTTCTGATAGCCACCCCCGATCTGCTCCACACCCGTCGCGGGGGCTGGATCTGGCGGGAGACCAAGACCGCGAGCAGGTACCTCTACGAAGGGGAGCCGCTGTTGAAGCGCTATCCCCAGCTGGCACTCGGCGTGTTGATGCTGGCCGCCGGCGTCCTGGGCGGAGATGTGGCGCGCTCCAGGGTGGAGCTCGAACTTCTCCACACCGACGACGTGACCTTCGAGGAGCTGGACCCCTCGCGCCCGGGGACCGTCGACGAAGCGAGAGAAGTGATCGCGCAACTCGCCCAGCCCTGGGCCCAGGATCAGGACTACCCGACCACTCCAGGCCGGCACTGCGGCAAGTGCGAAGCCCTCGAATGGTGTCACCCGGGAATCGAACATCTCGCCACGACGGAGCAGGAGTCTCGATGA
- a CDS encoding serine/threonine-protein kinase has translation MKKDDVLGGRYKLRKHLGSGGMAVVWQAEDLRDERLVAVKCLRTNSDLLDSLDEDEAHEELGRMRGRFRREGALLGRMRNRSIPELYDQGSHGTEPYLVMRFVDGKPLHRFLDQYTPTVGVAAAIGVQIAEALACAHDVPVVHRDLKPYNLIIDESGVVVLIDFGIAKPLWPGVTDYTQHGSTVGSRGYEAPEQILERQITPKTDLYALGCILYHLLTGHPPFSGDGLKHQHVKDAPIPPTCHVGHIPAELEALVLKLLAKEPEDRPVDARAVAEALRKYAPRPGDAAPSPRLEPDPTRPLRLPAEYDLPAAPAAPAIATRPNRRHRTSGFLSRRVFQELTAEAETEIDVGEPASAVDRLAELLPAARRDWGAFDPRVRAALRVAANGMRIAGRCKEAIALYEDLALRAEGNVSPNDLADYLEGTLGAAECRIPFGDLLPAASALAMVLEELPRVTGPRAQVLAERCHDVGIELDELGYEM, from the coding sequence ATGAAGAAGGACGACGTGCTGGGCGGCCGGTACAAGCTGCGCAAGCACCTGGGCAGCGGCGGCATGGCCGTGGTCTGGCAGGCGGAGGACCTGCGGGACGAGAGGCTGGTGGCCGTCAAGTGCCTGCGCACGAACAGCGATCTTCTGGACTCACTGGACGAAGACGAAGCACACGAGGAGCTGGGGCGCATGCGTGGCCGGTTCCGGCGCGAGGGCGCACTTCTCGGACGCATGCGCAACAGGAGCATTCCCGAGCTGTACGACCAGGGATCCCACGGCACCGAGCCCTACCTCGTCATGCGCTTCGTCGACGGCAAGCCCCTGCACCGCTTCCTGGACCAGTACACCCCCACCGTCGGCGTCGCCGCAGCCATCGGAGTCCAGATCGCCGAGGCGCTAGCCTGCGCCCATGACGTTCCGGTCGTGCACCGTGATCTCAAGCCGTACAACTTGATCATCGACGAGAGCGGTGTGGTCGTCCTCATCGACTTCGGCATCGCCAAGCCACTCTGGCCCGGCGTCACGGACTACACCCAGCACGGTTCCACTGTGGGCAGCAGGGGGTACGAGGCCCCGGAACAGATCCTGGAACGCCAGATCACCCCGAAGACCGACCTATACGCGCTGGGTTGCATCCTTTACCACCTGCTGACCGGCCACCCGCCATTCTCCGGGGACGGCCTGAAGCACCAGCACGTCAAGGACGCTCCGATCCCGCCGACCTGCCACGTCGGGCACATCCCGGCGGAGCTGGAAGCTCTGGTGCTGAAGTTGCTGGCGAAGGAGCCGGAGGACCGGCCGGTTGACGCCCGCGCGGTAGCGGAGGCGCTGCGGAAGTACGCGCCGCGCCCGGGTGACGCCGCCCCTTCCCCTCGGTTGGAGCCGGACCCTACGCGTCCGTTGCGCCTGCCGGCTGAGTACGACCTGCCCGCCGCGCCTGCGGCACCGGCGATCGCGACCAGGCCAAACAGGAGGCACCGCACTTCCGGGTTCCTCAGCCGCAGGGTGTTTCAGGAGCTCACCGCCGAGGCCGAGACCGAGATCGATGTCGGTGAGCCCGCGAGCGCGGTCGACAGACTGGCGGAGCTGCTGCCGGCCGCCCGCCGGGACTGGGGCGCCTTCGACCCACGGGTCCGGGCGGCCCTCCGTGTGGCCGCGAACGGCATGCGCATTGCCGGGCGCTGCAAGGAGGCGATCGCGCTCTACGAGGATCTGGCCCTGCGGGCGGAGGGCAACGTGAGCCCGAACGATTTGGCCGACTACCTGGAAGGCACGCTCGGCGCGGCGGAGTGCCGTATCCCGTTCGGCGACCTGCTCCCTGCGGCATCGGCGCTGGCCATGGTGCTTGAAGAGCTGCCCCGCGTCACCGGCCCTCGCGCCCAGGTACTGGCAGAGCGATGCCACGACGTCGGTATCGAGCTCGACGAGCTGGGCTACGAGATGTAG
- a CDS encoding N-6 DNA methylase, producing MGAALAEAGRRLLAAEGAGQAVPEQSSLPEEAVRVVDETVDAARHEGGRATFDFLLSRWLDAHVRQVSTTPAPLARLMADIALTVRAGGPGGTDVRITVLDPACGVGGLLLAAGEGMGERGAKANSTAPTLLGADLDPVLAALAAARLGFARADVGGVGTEIRAGDSLRADPHGVVRADAVLCNPPFNARDWGHEELATDPRWVYGLPPRTEPELAWVEHALARLAPGGVAVLLLPPAVASRRAGRRIRRALLRTGALRGVVALPAGAAQPHSVSLQLWILRAPASDGGTAPGERLFLLDAATSQGTGRGAQGIDWPRLSVQVLDAVQAHSWSEGQQAGAGERLPEGCVTVPVMDLLDEQTDLTPARYVPETAMEAQVKLHESWGRLDGLLDEVRGHSRTLATIDLAGGGDAASTVMVSDLDRAHALKLRQGQTLPRELLHGDALPHGAVPVLSVPDLVQGGGPGGWLAGAVVEKGARTGALTVAEPGDVVVVGVERAYRVWVQVDTPLVLGPQLYALHPDPELLDAWFLAGCLRAPANARQAGSHTSSSARIDVRKLQVLQLSLTEQRPYAAAFRELLALEESLRSLAAVGEGLVRGLGDGLAAGRLH from the coding sequence ATGGGTGCGGCACTCGCGGAAGCTGGCCGCCGCCTTCTCGCCGCGGAGGGCGCGGGCCAGGCCGTGCCCGAGCAGTCCTCCCTTCCGGAAGAGGCCGTCCGTGTGGTGGACGAGACGGTCGATGCCGCACGCCACGAAGGAGGCCGCGCGACCTTCGACTTCCTGCTTTCACGTTGGCTCGACGCCCATGTGCGGCAGGTCAGCACCACTCCGGCCCCACTCGCTCGGCTGATGGCGGACATCGCTCTGACTGTCAGAGCCGGAGGGCCAGGGGGCACGGATGTGCGGATTACCGTCCTCGACCCCGCATGTGGCGTTGGTGGGCTGCTCCTGGCCGCCGGTGAGGGCATGGGGGAGCGGGGGGCCAAGGCCAACTCCACGGCTCCGACGCTCCTCGGGGCCGACCTTGACCCGGTGCTTGCCGCGCTGGCAGCCGCCCGGCTGGGCTTTGCCCGCGCAGACGTGGGAGGGGTGGGCACGGAGATCAGGGCGGGAGATTCGCTCCGCGCAGACCCGCACGGTGTCGTGCGGGCCGACGCCGTCCTGTGCAATCCCCCATTCAACGCGCGCGACTGGGGTCATGAGGAACTGGCCACCGACCCCCGCTGGGTCTACGGCCTGCCACCGAGGACAGAGCCCGAACTCGCTTGGGTCGAGCATGCGCTGGCCCGCCTGGCGCCCGGCGGTGTCGCCGTACTCCTGTTGCCACCGGCGGTGGCCTCCCGGCGTGCGGGCAGGCGCATCCGCAGGGCGTTGCTGCGCACGGGCGCGCTGCGAGGAGTCGTCGCGCTGCCAGCCGGTGCCGCGCAACCGCATAGCGTCTCACTCCAGTTGTGGATTCTCAGGGCGCCCGCCTCCGACGGCGGGACGGCTCCGGGTGAGCGGCTGTTCCTGCTCGACGCGGCGACCTCGCAGGGCACGGGCCGGGGAGCTCAGGGTATCGACTGGCCCCGGCTGAGCGTTCAGGTCCTCGACGCGGTACAGGCCCACTCCTGGTCCGAGGGCCAGCAGGCGGGAGCGGGGGAGCGGCTACCCGAAGGGTGCGTCACCGTCCCCGTGATGGACCTGCTCGACGAGCAGACGGATCTCACGCCCGCACGCTACGTGCCGGAGACGGCCATGGAGGCCCAGGTAAAACTCCACGAATCCTGGGGGCGCCTGGATGGTTTGCTCGACGAGGTGCGCGGTCATTCCCGTACCCTCGCCACGATCGACCTGGCGGGGGGCGGCGATGCCGCATCCACGGTTATGGTCTCGGACCTGGACCGCGCCCACGCGCTCAAGCTGCGGCAGGGGCAGACGCTTCCACGCGAACTCCTGCACGGCGATGCACTTCCGCACGGTGCAGTGCCAGTCCTGAGCGTTCCCGACCTGGTACAGGGAGGGGGGCCGGGCGGCTGGCTTGCCGGGGCCGTGGTGGAGAAGGGTGCCAGAACCGGCGCGCTCACCGTGGCCGAGCCGGGGGACGTTGTTGTGGTGGGCGTGGAACGGGCCTATCGCGTATGGGTCCAGGTGGACACGCCCCTGGTGCTCGGGCCTCAGCTATACGCGCTGCACCCGGACCCCGAACTGCTCGACGCCTGGTTTCTCGCGGGCTGCCTGCGAGCTCCGGCCAACGCGCGGCAGGCTGGCTCCCACACCTCCAGTTCGGCCCGCATCGACGTACGTAAATTGCAGGTACTCCAGCTTTCTCTCACCGAACAGCGGCCTTACGCGGCGGCCTTCAGGGAACTGCTTGCACTGGAGGAGTCACTTCGCTCCCTTGCGGCGGTGGGCGAGGGCCTTGTCCGGGGCCTCGGGGACGGGCTCGCGGCTGGAAGGCTGCACTGA
- the cas3 gene encoding CRISPR-associated helicase Cas3': MSKLSDVDRLLWAKTWRRNRWAPDTPPGALWHSLIAHVWDSGHAGGWLWDHFLALQVRRLLAADLAEDAQSARVRLVWLAASHDLGKATPSFAGLDSCRRAELMAVGLPVDLSVRGSLPHSWLSGRLIFDMLCAEGWDAEAAEFVALTLAGHHGVFPRVGWLDEGIRAKRRGTGAWLPAQDAVHRAAVEGSGAELFLEKWCRSVPSVPAQLVQAGAVTLADWLASNENLFPYEGRFPDGYMRTSASRVQHAGEVMGVRGAWKPDAESARLGARALYRSRFGIAEPRSVQEAICTVACSVRNPGLLILEAPMGEGKTEGALAAVEVLAARLGANGVFFGLPTQATANQMFGRVVKWLERQGADTTVALAHGKAARQEDYRALLSSAVGVDECTGLIASLWVQGRYRALLAPVVVATVDQLLLAGLASRYVSVRMLGLAGKVVVLDEVHAYDAYMSGLLKRVLEWLGACGVPVVLLSATLPARQRQELLDAYAGRRLALVDDEAYPRLTWADAPGSGRPSSAPQVTAATTDRGLGVQVEMLPEPDVTAVAERAVEMVSEGGCLLVIRNTVDRAQKLAAQLRGVLGEDAVTLMHARYTVADRRRLETRLIERFGPAGTRPVPHVVVATQVVEQSLDVSFDGLISDLCPIDLLFQRIGRMHRHLVADRPRMLAQARVVVTGYQVGVDAPPSVPAGSRTVYGDHLLWRTAAVLLDRGVLEMPVAIPELVNRVYGDEGVGPDSWQERLVEAARQDEEDRDRMATLAAQVTLPSPRDVETLADLHRDAAFSGEDDDGTAQVQALVRLGKPSLEVILMRGGAAAGTAASVSAGEGSVVSLGSLPDPDGVEMVLDQAIRLPGWSQELTDAAGAAAFTPEAWRDSAWLGSVRVLLLPADGRPLRLGRKRVTYCSQDGLQIV, encoded by the coding sequence ATGTCGAAGTTGTCTGACGTGGATCGGCTCTTGTGGGCGAAGACGTGGCGTCGGAATCGTTGGGCGCCGGATACGCCGCCCGGAGCTTTGTGGCATTCGTTGATCGCGCATGTGTGGGACAGCGGTCACGCGGGTGGTTGGTTGTGGGATCACTTTCTCGCGCTCCAGGTTCGCCGGTTGCTCGCTGCGGACCTGGCGGAGGATGCCCAGTCGGCTCGTGTTCGGTTGGTGTGGTTGGCCGCTTCGCATGATCTGGGGAAGGCGACGCCGTCTTTCGCCGGCCTGGATAGCTGCCGCCGAGCGGAATTGATGGCTGTTGGGCTGCCGGTGGATCTGTCCGTCAGGGGCTCACTTCCCCACAGTTGGCTGTCAGGGCGCTTGATCTTCGACATGTTGTGCGCCGAGGGGTGGGATGCCGAGGCTGCCGAGTTCGTGGCCCTGACGCTGGCTGGCCATCATGGTGTGTTCCCCCGGGTGGGTTGGCTGGATGAGGGCATCCGGGCCAAGCGGCGGGGTACCGGTGCGTGGCTGCCGGCGCAGGATGCCGTACACAGGGCAGCTGTAGAAGGCAGCGGAGCTGAGCTGTTCCTGGAGAAGTGGTGCCGGAGTGTGCCGTCGGTGCCGGCCCAGTTGGTGCAGGCTGGCGCGGTGACGCTGGCGGACTGGCTGGCCAGTAACGAGAATCTCTTCCCTTATGAAGGCCGTTTTCCGGACGGATACATGAGGACTTCCGCCTCCCGCGTCCAGCACGCGGGTGAGGTCATGGGGGTGCGGGGAGCTTGGAAGCCGGATGCAGAAAGCGCTCGGTTGGGAGCGCGTGCGCTGTATCGGTCTCGGTTCGGCATTGCTGAGCCGCGTTCCGTACAGGAGGCAATCTGTACGGTCGCGTGCTCTGTGCGTAACCCTGGTCTCCTGATCCTTGAGGCGCCCATGGGAGAAGGCAAGACGGAGGGCGCCCTGGCAGCGGTGGAAGTGCTAGCCGCCAGGCTGGGCGCGAACGGGGTGTTCTTCGGTCTGCCCACGCAGGCGACGGCGAATCAGATGTTCGGGCGGGTCGTGAAGTGGTTGGAGCGACAGGGGGCCGACACGACGGTGGCGCTGGCGCACGGGAAAGCGGCACGGCAGGAGGACTACCGGGCTCTATTAAGTAGTGCCGTAGGGGTGGACGAGTGCACGGGGCTGATCGCGTCGCTGTGGGTCCAAGGCCGCTACCGGGCGCTGCTGGCACCGGTGGTGGTGGCGACGGTTGACCAGTTGCTGCTGGCGGGCCTCGCGTCGCGCTATGTGTCGGTGCGGATGTTGGGTCTGGCCGGGAAGGTGGTGGTCCTGGACGAAGTGCACGCCTATGACGCATACATGTCAGGGCTGTTGAAGCGGGTGCTGGAGTGGCTCGGTGCGTGCGGTGTGCCGGTGGTGTTGCTGTCGGCGACTCTGCCCGCTAGGCAGCGGCAGGAGCTGCTCGATGCGTACGCGGGGCGGCGATTGGCACTGGTAGACGACGAGGCGTATCCGCGGCTGACATGGGCTGACGCCCCCGGTAGTGGCCGACCAAGCTCGGCGCCGCAGGTTACTGCTGCGACGACGGATCGCGGGCTGGGGGTGCAGGTGGAGATGCTGCCGGAGCCGGATGTCACCGCGGTCGCAGAACGTGCAGTGGAGATGGTGTCGGAGGGTGGGTGCCTCCTGGTCATTCGCAACACGGTGGACAGGGCGCAGAAGCTGGCGGCGCAACTGCGGGGAGTTCTTGGGGAGGACGCTGTCACGCTGATGCACGCGCGGTATACCGTGGCCGACCGTCGGCGCCTGGAGACGAGGCTGATCGAGCGGTTTGGGCCGGCCGGGACGCGGCCTGTGCCGCACGTGGTGGTCGCCACGCAGGTGGTCGAGCAGTCCTTGGACGTGTCGTTCGACGGGCTCATCTCGGATCTGTGCCCCATTGACCTGCTGTTCCAGCGCATTGGTCGGATGCACCGGCATTTGGTGGCCGACCGCCCGAGGATGCTCGCGCAGGCTCGGGTTGTCGTGACCGGTTATCAGGTTGGCGTCGACGCGCCGCCTTCGGTTCCGGCTGGGTCGCGCACCGTGTACGGGGATCACCTGTTGTGGCGCACAGCAGCGGTATTGCTGGACCGGGGCGTGCTGGAGATGCCGGTTGCCATTCCAGAGCTGGTCAACCGTGTCTACGGCGATGAAGGGGTGGGGCCGGATTCCTGGCAGGAGCGGTTGGTTGAGGCGGCGCGCCAGGATGAGGAAGATCGTGACCGGATGGCGACGCTGGCGGCACAGGTGACTCTGCCCAGTCCGCGCGATGTGGAGACCCTGGCGGACCTCCACAGGGATGCCGCCTTCAGTGGTGAGGACGATGACGGCACGGCGCAGGTCCAGGCGCTGGTGCGGCTCGGGAAGCCGTCGTTGGAGGTGATCTTGATGCGTGGGGGAGCCGCTGCGGGCACGGCTGCGTCTGTCTCCGCTGGAGAAGGCTCAGTGGTGTCGCTGGGAAGCCTGCCGGATCCGGATGGAGTCGAGATGGTGCTGGACCAGGCGATCCGGTTGCCCGGGTGGTCGCAGGAGCTGACGGATGCCGCGGGCGCAGCTGCCTTCACTCCGGAAGCGTGGCGGGACTCTGCGTGGCTGGGTTCGGTCCGCGTGCTCCTCCTTCCAGCGGATGGCCGGCCCCTGCGGTTGGGTCGCAAGAGGGTCACTTACTGCTCACAGGATGGCTTGCAGATCGTCTGA
- a CDS encoding type I-E CRISPR-associated protein Cse1/CasA codes for MEFNLVDDDWIPVVLTDGTSAEVSLRSVLTRAGQIRSLALDAPSQIPPVMRLLLAVLHRALQGPTSEKQ; via the coding sequence ATGGAATTCAACCTGGTCGACGACGACTGGATCCCGGTCGTCCTCACCGACGGCACGTCTGCGGAGGTATCCCTGCGCAGCGTCCTGACACGCGCTGGCCAAATCCGGAGCCTGGCCCTCGACGCCCCTTCCCAAATTCCGCCGGTCATGCGTCTGTTGCTGGCTGTACTGCATCGCGCTCTGCAGGGGCCGACCAGTGAAAAGCAGTGA
- a CDS encoding transposase family protein — translation MTKNQPAEGPRDVVYQVRLPLSKRTIDLVADLIRQRRNRMRSVWRKAEPGKQAVIVLAVLRHDQRLADMAGGNQVGESTVRRWVKEVVKLLAARAPRLDRACKKIARSGGVVVLLDGTLIRTHRRTGRDDRKNYSGKHKAHGLLFLAVTDEKGNLIWISAAKPGRSSEITTARHNKITGHLREAGLGALADLGFVGLDDKPEDDPVIITGRKATRNHKLTVAEREANRLVSRERAANEHGFANLKSWRILTKLRTDTRQATTLLRALLVLANSEVQR, via the coding sequence GTGACCAAAAACCAGCCCGCCGAGGGCCCTCGGGATGTTGTCTACCAGGTCCGCCTCCCGCTGTCGAAGCGGACCATCGATCTCGTCGCCGACCTGATACGCCAACGCCGCAACCGGATGCGCTCTGTCTGGCGCAAGGCCGAACCCGGTAAGCAGGCCGTCATCGTGCTCGCCGTACTCCGTCACGACCAGCGCCTGGCCGACATGGCCGGCGGCAACCAGGTCGGCGAATCCACCGTCCGCCGCTGGGTGAAGGAAGTCGTCAAGCTGCTGGCCGCCCGCGCCCCGCGCCTGGACCGCGCATGCAAGAAGATCGCCCGCAGCGGCGGGGTCGTGGTCCTCCTCGACGGCACCCTGATCCGCACCCACCGCCGCACCGGGAGGGACGACCGGAAGAACTACTCCGGCAAACATAAGGCCCATGGCCTGCTGTTTCTCGCTGTCACCGACGAGAAGGGCAACCTGATCTGGATCTCCGCGGCCAAGCCCGGCCGGTCCAGCGAGATCACCACCGCCCGCCACAACAAGATCACCGGACACCTGAGGGAAGCCGGCCTCGGCGCCCTGGCCGACCTCGGCTTCGTCGGCCTCGACGACAAGCCCGAAGACGACCCGGTGATCATCACCGGCCGCAAGGCCACCCGCAACCACAAGCTGACCGTCGCCGAGAGGGAAGCGAACCGCCTGGTCAGCCGCGAACGCGCCGCCAACGAACATGGCTTCGCGAACCTCAAGTCATGGCGGATCCTGACCAAACTCCGCACGGACACCCGGCAGGCGACCACGCTCCTGCGGGCCCTGCTCGTTCTGGCGAACAGCGAAGTACAGCGCTGA